The Pseudophryne corroboree isolate aPseCor3 chromosome 2, aPseCor3.hap2, whole genome shotgun sequence genome has a segment encoding these proteins:
- the LOC135014157 gene encoding tubulin alpha-1B chain yields MRECISIHVGQAGVQIGNACWELYCLEHGIQPDGQMPSDKTIGGGDDSFNTFFSETGAGKHVPRAVFVDLEPTVIDEVRSGTYRQLFHPEQLITGKEDAANNYARGHYTIGKEIIDLVLDRIRKLADQCTGLQGFLVFHSFGGGTGSGFTSLLMERLSVDYGKKSKLEFSIYPAPQVSTAVVEPYNSILTTHTTLEHSDCAFMVDNEAIYDICRRNLDIERPTYTNLNRLISQIVSSITASLRFDGALNVDLTEFQTNLVPYPRIHFPLATYAPVISAEKAYHEQLSVAEITNACFEPANQMVKCDPRHGKYMACCLLYRGDVVPKDVNAAIATIKTKRSIQFVDWCPTGFKVGINYQPPTVVPGGDLAKVQRAVCMLSNTTAIAEAWARLDHKFDLMYAKRAFVHWYVGEGMEEGEFSEAREDMAALEKDYEEVGVDSVEGEGEEEGEEY; encoded by the exons ATG CGTGAGTGTATCTCTATCCACGTTGGTCAAGCTGGTGTACAGATCGGCAATGCCTGCTGGGAACTGTACTGCCTGGAGCATGGCATCCAGCCTGATGGGCAGATGCCCAGTGACAAGACCATCGGAGGAGGGGATGATTCCTTCAACACCTTCTTCAGCGAGACTGGAGCTGGCAAACATGTCCCCAGAGCTGTGTTTGTGGACCTGGAGCCAACAGTCATTG ATGAGGTCCGCTCTGGGACATATCGTCAGCTATTCCATCCAGAGCAGCTAATTACAGGAAAGGAAGATGCTGCCAATAATTATGCCCGTGGGCATTATACCATCGGCAAGGAAATTATTGACTTGGTCCTGGACAGAATCCGCAAACTG GCTGACCAATGCACAGGTCTTCAGGGTTTCCTGGTCTTCCACAGCTTTGGCGGCGGTACTGGCTCTGGTTTCACCTCTCTGCTGATGGAACGTCTCTCTGTTGATTATGGAAAGAAATCAAAGCTGGAGTTCTCCATCTATCCAGCTCCTCAGGTGTCCACTGCTGTTGTTGAGCCTTACAACTCCATCCTAACCACTCACACCACCCTAGAGCACTCTGACTGCGCCTTCATGGTGGACAATGAGGCTATCTATGACATCTGCCGTAGAAATCTAGATATTGAGCGCCCCACTTACACTAACCTGAATCGCCTTATTAGCCAGATAGTGTCCTCTATCACGGCTTCCCTCAGATTTGATGGAGCCCTGAATGTAGATCTAACAGAATTCCAGACCAACTTGGTGCCCTATCCTCGTATTCACTTCCCTCTTGCCACCTACGCCCCAGTTATCTCAGCAGAGAAAGCTTACCATGAACAGCTTTCTGTTGCTGAGATTACTAATGCTTGCTTTGAGCCAGCAAACCAAATGGTGAAATGTGACCCACGACATGGTAAATATATGGCTTGCTGCCTGTTGTACCGTGGTGATGTGGTGCCCAAAGATGTTAATGCAGCTATTGCCACCATCAAGACCAAGCGTAGTATCCAGTTTGTGGACTGGTGTCCTACTGGCTTTAAAGTTGGTATTAACTATCAGCCACCAACTGTGGTTCCAGGTGGGGATCTGGCCAAGGTACAGCGTGCAGTATGTATGCTGAGCAACACCACTGCTATTGCAGAGGCCTGGGCTCGCCTGGACCATAAGTTTGACCTTATGTATGCCAAGCGTGCCTTTGTGCACTGGTATGTGGGTGAGGGtatggaggagggagagttctCTGAGGCCCGTGAGGACATGGCTGCCCTGGAGAAAGATTATGAGGAGGTCGGTGTAGATTCTGTGGAAGGGGAAGGTGAGGAGGAAGGTGAAGAGTATTAA